In Malassezia japonica chromosome 2, complete sequence, one DNA window encodes the following:
- a CDS encoding uncharacterized protein (COG:S; EggNog:ENOG503P4J6), which produces MDFTATYDHAAAECVSFSPGSTFIAYIDGERQSAVQVRVSGTLQVVRSWELGTPLQALSWSPDGLFLLACAYTVPGRDERNGRSYILPLDPDASVTDGSDDGQGWVARIDAGIGGLQQAEWVPVWRVPSIVQFASYETGGVMYSLADQAFTALPGTLLSKAYAHPLRSDAVGFLQRDAESDYFALYAPESADAPSMQQPVSWKLERVRRPTLIQSIKLHVSEPSGAAWSPDGHVLAVWDSALEYRVALYALAGTHLATFAIDAESSVPTTQIAIAPADAKAALAESGSGPQRARRVPMRTSRFSKSASLRASTSQRKSGASIVARVAGGGLGVRHVAWHPSSAFLAIGGYDERVRILSSEDWSEVYTLDVRRIALAAHRPDVAVWREPRRWFEATQGQGIVPFERDVLPMEAPAARQDQSNPTKCGVCWMEWNWDGTVLAVRNEALPMHVLLYVFDGVSERRTDARLRLHAVLKLSSPVHALSWKPGQYGTLAIVTGKSAVYLYSLQRSGAQSAEAVAIPNEHFSAMRLAWSPDGQALLLLDSDTYCCAMAAPENTGDS; this is translated from the exons ATGGACTTTACGGCGACGTATGACCATGCTGCAGCGGAGTGCGTGTCCTTCTCGCCGGGCTCGACGTTTATTGCGTACATAGATGGCGAGAGGCAGAGTGCGGTACAGGTGCGTGTCTCGGGGACGCTCCAGGTCGTGCGGTCCTgggagctcggcacgccgctgcaggcCCTGAGCTGGTCGCCGGACGGCCTCTTTTTGCTGGCCTGTGCGTACACGGTGCCTGGACGCGACGAGCGGAACGGGCGGTCGTATATCCTGCCGCTAGATCCGGATGCAAGCGTCACGGACGGATCGGATGACGGCCAGGGATGggtcgcgcgcatcgacgcggGGATCGGGGGACTGCAGCAGGCTGAATGGGTGCCGGTCtggcgcgtgccgtcgaTCGTGCAGTTTGCAAGCTACGAGACAGGGGGGGTGATGTACTCGCTCGCGGACCAGGCATTTACGGCGCTGCCGGGGACGCTCCTGTCAAAGG CATACGCCCACCCGCTGCGCTCGGACGCGGTGGGATTcttgcagcgcgacgcagagAGCGACTACTTTGCGCTATACGCGCCCGAAtcggccgacgcgccgtcgatgCAACAGCCGGTGTCGTGGAAATTGGAGCGCGTACGTCGTCCAACACTCATTCAGTCGATCAAGCTGCATGtgagcgagccgagcggcgcggcttGGAGCCCCGACGGGCATGTGCTGGCCGTGTGGGATTCCGCACTCGAGTATCGCGTGGCCCTGTACGCACTCGCAGGCACGCACCTAGCCACCTTTGCGATCGACGCAGAGAGCAGCGTGCCCACGACCCAGATCGCCATTGCCCCGGCcgacgccaaggcggcgctcgccgagtcgGGCTCGGGGCCGcagcgggcgcggcgcgtgccgatgcGCACATCGCGCTTTTCCaagagcgcgtcgctgcgcgcgagcacgtcgcagcgcaaatccggcgcgtcgatcgtggcgcgtgtcgccggcggcggcctcggcgtgcgccatGTCGCGTGGCACCCCTCGAGTGCCTTTCTTGCGATCGGCGGctacgacgagcgcgtgcgcatcctCTCGAGCGAGGACTGGTCTGAAGTATATACCCTGGAtgtgcggcgcatcgccctCGCTGCACACCGCCCCGACGTGGCCGTCTGGCGCGAACCGCGGCGCTGGTTCGAGGCGACACAAGGCCAAGGCATTGTGCCGTttgagcgcgacgtgtTGCCTATGGAGgcacctgctgcgcggcaggACCAGTCGAATCCGACCAAGTGCGGCGTGTGCTGGATGGAGTGGAATTGGGACGGCACGGTGCTCGCGGTCCgcaacgaggcgctgccAATGCATGTCCTACTCTATGTCTTTGACGGCGTaagcgagcggcgcaccgacgcgcgcctgcggctCCACGCCGTTTTGAAGCTCTCTTCGCCCGTCCATGCGCTCTCCTGGAAGCCCGGGCAGTACGGCACGCTGGCGATCGTGACCGGCAAGAGCGCAGTATACCTTTATTCGCTGCAGAGGAGTGGAGCGCAGAGTGCCGAAGCGGTTGCCATTCCCAACG AACACTTTAGTGCAATGCGGCTGGCGTGGTCGCCCGACGGCCaagcgctgctgctgctcgacagCGACACGTATTGCTGTGCGATGGCCGCGCCCGAAAACACCGGCGATTCATAA